One window of the Pyrus communis chromosome 17, drPyrComm1.1, whole genome shotgun sequence genome contains the following:
- the LOC137723475 gene encoding nicotianamine synthase-like — protein MCCQGDALVQRVCELYEKISSLESLKPSQDVNMLFTQLVLTCIPPSPIDVSKLCQGVQEIRSNLIRLCGEAEGLLENHFSTILGSYEHPLDHLDIFPYYSNYLKLSKLEFNILSQHFTRVPSKIAFVGSGPLPLTSIVLASNHLTKTSFDNYDIDTLANSMALGLVSSDPDLSQRMVFHTTDIMDVTTALKDYEVVFLAALVGMDKMEKLKIIDHLAKYMAPGATLMLRSAHGARAFLYPVIDPCDDLRGFEVLSVFHPTDEVINSIVIARKYALPVQHSSSIDSQEINAGAIRLPSKCCEIEAFNPFQKLGSMIEELTFEEQL, from the coding sequence ATGTGTTGCCAGGGAGATGCCTTGGTACAAAGAGTGTGTGAATTGTATGAGAAAATCTCAAGCTTAGAGAGCCTCAAACCCTCCCAAGATGTCAACATGCTCTTCACCCAACTCGTCCTGACATGCATACCGCCAAGTCCAATCGATGTTTCCAAGTTATGCCAAGGGGTGCAAGAAATAAGGTCAAATCTTATAAGGCTTTGTGGAGAGGCagaaggacttttggagaatcaCTTCTCAACAATCCTAGGCTCATATGAGCACCCTCTCGACCATCTCGACATTTTCCCTTACTATTCCAATTACCTCAAGCTTAGCAAACTTGAGTTCAACATCCTTAGCCAACACTTCACCCGTGTGCCCAGCAAAATTGCCTTTGTGGGTTCTGGCCCTCTTCCCCTTACTTCAATTGTCTTGGCCTCCAATCACCTCACCAAAACCTCTTTTGACAACTATGACATCGACACTTTGGCCAACTCCATGGCTCTTGGCTTAGTGTCATCCGATCCTGACCTATCACAAAGGATGGTCTTCCACACCACAGATATAATGGATGTCACAACTGCTTTGAAAGACTATGAAGTTGTGTTTTTGGCTGCTCTTGTTGGCATGGACAAGATGGAGAAGCTGAAAATTATCGATCACTTGGCGAAATACATGGCCCCAGGAGCAACTTTGATGCTAAGGAGTGCACACGGTGCGAGAGCTTTTCTTTATCCGGTAATTGATCCTTGTGATGATCTTAGAGGGTTTGAGGTTCTCTCTGTGTTTCATCCCACCGATGAAGTCATTAATTCGATTGTCATCGCGCGTAAATACGCATTGCCTGTTCAGCATTCATCATCAATTGATTCTCAGGAGATTAATGCTGGTGCCATTAGACTTCCCAGCAAGTGTTGTGAGATTGAAGCCTTCAATCCTTTCCAAAAACTTGGCAGCATGATTGAGGAGTTGACCTTCGAGGAGCAGCTTTAA
- the LOC137722147 gene encoding uncharacterized protein codes for MDFQKKRIQLLLFIVGIIVLSITAEKCRQLVGEESSSQSGKFTFLNCFDMSSGTLACSVKEGVKLYVNNIRASHVETMRHKAIEGALADALSQGISAKDAAKQAQTAGAKAAKLATRQAKRIIGPIISSGWDFSEAIYYGGAITEGSVRGTGTMFGTYAGGFLGEQRLGRFGYLVGSQLGSWVGGRIGLMVYDVINAANYILQFGIPEQSSAEARETSAYENSETHEHSELR; via the exons ATGGATTTCCAGAAGAAGAGAATCCAATTACTGCTCTTCATTGTTGGCATCATCGTCCTCAGTATCACAG CTGAAAAATGTCGGCAACTGGTTGGGGAAGAGAGTTCATCTCAGAGTGGGAAGTTTACATTCTTGAACTGCTTTGACATGAGTTCCGGAACACTAGCTTGTTCTGTCAAAGAGGGAGTGAAGCTCTATGTTAACAACATCAGAGCTTCTCATGTTGAGACGATGAGGCATAAAGCAATTGAAGGTGCATTGGCTGATGCATTGTCCCAGGGGATATCGGCTAAAGATGCAGCCAAACAAGCACAGACAGCAGGAGCAAAGGCAGCGAAACTGGCAACACGGCAAGCAAAGCGGATAATAGGTCCTATCATCTCTTCTGGATGGGACTTCTCTGAAGCTATTTACTACGGTGGTGCAATAACAGAAGGGAGTGTCAGGGGCACCGGAACCATGTTTGGCACCTATGCTGGAGGCTTTCTAGGAGAGCAACGGCTTGGGAGATTTGGTTACCTTGTGGGAAGTCAATTGGGCAGTTGGGTCGGAGGTAGAATTGGATTGATGGTCTATGATGTGATTAACGCGGCGAATTACATACTCCAATTTGGTATACCCGAACAAAGTTCAGCTGAAGCTCGTGAAACTTCCGCCTATGAGAACTCCGAAACACATGAACATTCTGAACTGaggtga